From one Neofelis nebulosa isolate mNeoNeb1 chromosome 4, mNeoNeb1.pri, whole genome shotgun sequence genomic stretch:
- the SLC1A6 gene encoding excitatory amino acid transporter 4 isoform X2 produces the protein MSSHGNSLFLRESGQRLGRVGWLQRLLESLQQRALRTRLRLQTMTREHVLRFLRRNAFILLTVSAVVIGVSLAFALRPYQLTYRQIKYFSFPGELLMRMLQMLVLPLIVSSLVTGMASLDNKATGRMGMRAAVYYMVTTVIAVFIGILMVTIIHPGKGSKEGLHREGRIETIPTADAFMDLVRNMFPPNLVEACFKQFKTQYSTRLVTRTIVRTENGSEPGTAMPPPSSMDNGTSLLENVTWALGTLQEVLSFEETVPVPGSANGINALGLVVFSVAFGLVIGGMKHKGRVLRDFFDSLNEAIMRMVGIIIWYAPVGILFLIAGKILEMEDMAVLGGQLGMYTLTVIVGLFLHAGGVLPLIYFLITHRNPFPFIGGVLQALITAMGTSSSSATLPITFRCLEEGLGVDRRITRFVLPVGATVNMDGTALYEALAAIFIAQVNNYELNLGQITTIRNLI, from the exons ATGAGCAGCCACGGGAACAGCCTGTTCCTGCGGGAGAGTGGCCAGCGGCTGGGCCGGGTGGGCTGGCTGCAGCGGCTGCTAGAAAGTCTGCAGCAGAGGGCACTGCGCACGCGCCTGCGCCTGCAGACCATGACCCGTGAGCACGTGCTGCGCTTCCTGCGCCGGAACGCCTTCATCCTGCTGACCGTCAGCGCGGTGGTCATCG GGGTCAGCCTGGCCTTCGCCCTGCGCCCGTACCAGCTTACCTACCGGCAGATCAAGTACTTCTCTTTCCCCGGAGAGCTTCTCATGAGAATGTTGCAGATGCTGGTGCTGCCGCTCATCGTCTCCAGCCTGGTCACAG GTATGGCGTCCCTGGATAACAAGGCAACAGGCCGGATGGGGATGCGGGCAGCTGTATACTACATGGTGACCACGGTCATTGCTGTCTTCATTGGCATCCTCATGGTCACCATCATCCACCCTGGGAAGGGCTCCAAGGAGGGGCTGCACCGCGAGGGCCGCATTGAGACCATCCCCACAGCTGATGCCTTCATGGACCTGGTCAG AAATATGTTTCCACCCAACCTTGTGGAGGCCTGCTTCAAACAG TTCAAGACGCAGTACAGCACAAGGTTGGTAACTAGGACCATAGTGAGGACAGAGAATGGATCTGAGCCGGGCACCGCCATGCCTCCCCCATCCTCGATGGACAACGGAACCAGCCTCCTGGAAAATGTCACATGGGCCTTGGGCACCCTACAGGAGGTGCTGAGCTTCGAGGAGACTGTGCCTGTTCCTGGCTCAGCCAATGGCATCAATGCCCTGGGCCTCGTGGTCTTCTCTGTGGCCTTTGGGCTGGTCATCGGTGGCATGAAACACAAGGGCCGAGTCCTGCGGGATTTCTTCGACAGCCTCAATGAGGCTATTATGAGGATGGTGGGCATCATTATCTG GTACGCACCCGTGGGCATCCTGTTCCTGATTGCTGGGAAGATCCTCGAGATGGAAGACATGGCCGTCCTGGGGGGTCAGCTGGGCATGTACACCCTGACCGTCATCGTGGGCTTGTTCCTCCATGCTGGTGGTGTCCTGCCCCTCATCTACTTCCTCATCACCCACCGGAACCCCTTCCCCTTCATTGGGGGCGTGCTGCAGGCCCTCATCACTGCCATGGGCACGTCTTCCAG CTCTGCAACGTTGCCCATCACCTTCCGCTGCCTGGAGGAGGGCCTAGGTGTGGACCGACGCATCACCAGGTTTGTGCTGCCTGTGGGGGCCACCGTCAACATGGACGGGACCGCCCTGTACGAGGCCCTGGCCGCCATCTTCATTGCCCAAGTCAACAACTATGAGCTCAACCTGGGCCAGATCACAACTATCAG GAACTTAATTTAA
- the SLC1A6 gene encoding excitatory amino acid transporter 4 isoform X1, producing MSSHGNSLFLRESGQRLGRVGWLQRLLESLQQRALRTRLRLQTMTREHVLRFLRRNAFILLTVSAVVIGVSLAFALRPYQLTYRQIKYFSFPGELLMRMLQMLVLPLIVSSLVTGMASLDNKATGRMGMRAAVYYMVTTVIAVFIGILMVTIIHPGKGSKEGLHREGRIETIPTADAFMDLVRNMFPPNLVEACFKQFKTQYSTRLVTRTIVRTENGSEPGTAMPPPSSMDNGTSLLENVTWALGTLQEVLSFEETVPVPGSANGINALGLVVFSVAFGLVIGGMKHKGRVLRDFFDSLNEAIMRMVGIIIWYAPVGILFLIAGKILEMEDMAVLGGQLGMYTLTVIVGLFLHAGGVLPLIYFLITHRNPFPFIGGVLQALITAMGTSSSSATLPITFRCLEEGLGVDRRITRFVLPVGATVNMDGTALYEALAAIFIAQVNNYELNLGQITTISITATAASVGAAGIPQAGLVTMVIVLTSVGLPTEDITLIIAVDWFLDRLRTMTNVLGDSIGAAVIEHLSQRELELQEAELTLPSLGKPYKSLMAQEKGASRGRGGNESAM from the exons ATGAGCAGCCACGGGAACAGCCTGTTCCTGCGGGAGAGTGGCCAGCGGCTGGGCCGGGTGGGCTGGCTGCAGCGGCTGCTAGAAAGTCTGCAGCAGAGGGCACTGCGCACGCGCCTGCGCCTGCAGACCATGACCCGTGAGCACGTGCTGCGCTTCCTGCGCCGGAACGCCTTCATCCTGCTGACCGTCAGCGCGGTGGTCATCG GGGTCAGCCTGGCCTTCGCCCTGCGCCCGTACCAGCTTACCTACCGGCAGATCAAGTACTTCTCTTTCCCCGGAGAGCTTCTCATGAGAATGTTGCAGATGCTGGTGCTGCCGCTCATCGTCTCCAGCCTGGTCACAG GTATGGCGTCCCTGGATAACAAGGCAACAGGCCGGATGGGGATGCGGGCAGCTGTATACTACATGGTGACCACGGTCATTGCTGTCTTCATTGGCATCCTCATGGTCACCATCATCCACCCTGGGAAGGGCTCCAAGGAGGGGCTGCACCGCGAGGGCCGCATTGAGACCATCCCCACAGCTGATGCCTTCATGGACCTGGTCAG AAATATGTTTCCACCCAACCTTGTGGAGGCCTGCTTCAAACAG TTCAAGACGCAGTACAGCACAAGGTTGGTAACTAGGACCATAGTGAGGACAGAGAATGGATCTGAGCCGGGCACCGCCATGCCTCCCCCATCCTCGATGGACAACGGAACCAGCCTCCTGGAAAATGTCACATGGGCCTTGGGCACCCTACAGGAGGTGCTGAGCTTCGAGGAGACTGTGCCTGTTCCTGGCTCAGCCAATGGCATCAATGCCCTGGGCCTCGTGGTCTTCTCTGTGGCCTTTGGGCTGGTCATCGGTGGCATGAAACACAAGGGCCGAGTCCTGCGGGATTTCTTCGACAGCCTCAATGAGGCTATTATGAGGATGGTGGGCATCATTATCTG GTACGCACCCGTGGGCATCCTGTTCCTGATTGCTGGGAAGATCCTCGAGATGGAAGACATGGCCGTCCTGGGGGGTCAGCTGGGCATGTACACCCTGACCGTCATCGTGGGCTTGTTCCTCCATGCTGGTGGTGTCCTGCCCCTCATCTACTTCCTCATCACCCACCGGAACCCCTTCCCCTTCATTGGGGGCGTGCTGCAGGCCCTCATCACTGCCATGGGCACGTCTTCCAG CTCTGCAACGTTGCCCATCACCTTCCGCTGCCTGGAGGAGGGCCTAGGTGTGGACCGACGCATCACCAGGTTTGTGCTGCCTGTGGGGGCCACCGTCAACATGGACGGGACCGCCCTGTACGAGGCCCTGGCCGCCATCTTCATTGCCCAAGTCAACAACTATGAGCTCAACCTGGGCCAGATCACAACTATCAG TATCACGGCGACAGCAGCCAGCGTTGGGGCTGCTGGCATCCCCCAGGCGGGTCTGGTCACCATGGTCATTGTGCTCACATCGGTGGGCCTGCCCACTGAAGACATCACGCTGATCATAGCGGTGGACTGGTTCCT tgaCCGGCTTCGCACAATGACCAATGTTCTGGGGGACTCTATTGGAGCAGCCGTCATTGAACATTTGTCTCAGCGGGAGCTGGAGCTGCAAGAAGCCGAGCTCACCCTCCCCAGCCTGGGGAAGCCCTACAAGTCGCTCATGGCACAAGAGAAGGGGGCGTCCAGGGGCCGGGGAGGCAACGAGAGTGCCATGTGA
- the LOC131510477 gene encoding olfactory receptor 7C2 codes for MERGNQTGAGHFLLLGFTEKPFFFGLFLSMYLVTFTGNLLLLLAVSSDSRLHTPMYFFLVNLSFVDICFTSTTVPKMLWNIQTQRKLITCAGCLSQIFFFIVFGCLDNLLLTAMAYDRFVAICHPLHYMVIMNPQLCRLLAVGSWCISVVGSLLETLTILRLSFCTNMEIPHFFCDLPEVLKLACSDTFVNTMVVYFVTIVLGVFPLSGILFSYSQIFSSILKISSARGKYKAFSTCGSHLSVVSLFYGTGLGVYLSSATTSSSRTSLVASVMYTIVTPMLNPFIYSLRNRDMKVALGRLLSRAVPLSVGEPLQDSHE; via the coding sequence ATGGAAAGAGGAAACCAAACAGGAGCTGGACACTTTCTCCTCCTGGGATTCACAGAGAAGCCTTTCTTCTTTGGGCTATTTCTGTCCATGTACCTGGTCACGTTCACTGGgaacctgctcctcctcctggccGTCAGCTCTGACTCCcgcctccacacccccatgtacttcttcctggtCAACCTGTCCTTTGTAGACATCTGCTTCACCTCCACCACCGTCCCGAAGATGCTCTGGAACATCCAGACGCAGAGAAAACTTATCACCTGTGCCGGCTGCCTCagccagatattttttttcatcGTGTTTGGATGCCTGGACAACTTACTCCTGACCgcgatggcctatgaccgctttGTGGCCATCTGTCACCCCCTGCACTACATGGTCATCATGAACCCCCAGCTCTGTAGGCTGCTGGCCGTGGGGTCCTGGTGCATCAGTGTCGTGGGCTCCCTGCTCGAGACTTTGACCATTTTGAGGCTGTCCTTCTGCACAAACATGGAAATCCCACACTTTTTTTGTGATCTTCCTGAAGTCCTGAAGCTTGCCTGTTCTGACACCTTCGTCAATACCATGGTGGTGTATTTTGTAACTATTGTCCTAggtgtttttcctctctctgggaTCCTCTTTTCTTATTCTCAGATTTTCTCCTCCATCCTGAAAATTTCATCAGCCAGGGGCAAGTACAAAGCCTTTTCCACGTGTGGGTCTCACCTCTCGGTGGTCTCCTTGTTCTATGGCACGGGCCTTGGGGTCTACCTCAGTTCTGCAACGACTTCATCCTCTAGGACAAGTCTGGTGGCCTCGGTGATGTACACGATTGTCACCCCCATGCTGAATCCCTTCATCTACAGTCTGAGGAACAGGGACATGAAGGTGGCCCTGGGGAGACTCCTCAGCAGGGCAGTGCCTCTCAGTGTTGGGGAACCATTACAGGATTCTCATGAGTAA